DNA from Rhipicephalus microplus isolate Deutch F79 chromosome 5, USDA_Rmic, whole genome shotgun sequence:
TGAAGCCTACGAGATCAACGCAATCGTTTCAGTTCAAAACTGATACAACTGAGATTACTGAAAAGTATTTGAGGCTTGTCAAATGAGTTTAAAACTACTGCCAGTCACCACTAAACTTATCTTTCAAAGTCTGCGCATTGCATTAAGTTAGTCTGTAATGGTGAACTGAGGCCATAAATTTTTTATTTAGGGCACTGCAGAATGGTCATTATTGTTTCATTTGATTTTAGGAGGGTTAGATTTTTCGCAAACCATTGCAAGTGCTGCAGGAAAATGTTCTGGCAAATGCTGACAACATAGCAGCTATTCGTTTGGTTCTATGGTTACTGGTTCAATAGCTGAAAAGCCTGCATTAGAAAAGGCTCCCACTCCAGCTGCACATTGTTTAGTACACTTGATAAGTGCAGCCACTGCACACCTTTTGTAAAGATAGCCAGTAGTACTCAATTCATTGTTTTCTTTAGATTGAATATTTTCAAGGCACAAAAAAATATAAGGATGGGAAATAAGGTTTGGCACATTCATTTGTGTTAAAGAGCTGTATAGTGCAGCGTACACACAGCAAAAACATCGTCTCTACTGCCCTATTTCACTTTTTATACATGGTTGAACACGaagtctaacccccgtattcagaaacgctgcttcaCTTGAACTTGCCATCGGCTCcagtgcagcacaaacgcgttttgaACACGCTGTTTTTAGACGgagccaaggcagcacaaacgcacagatgCGTTTCAAACACGCTGCAATGAAAGCGGTTTCAAGataggagcgtttatgaatatgtgGGCAATTCTTTACTTTAAGTGTGCCCTCATTGTAGTGACACACAAACTGAGAATAAAGTTTTGCCCTCCCAAGACTTAAGTTGGCTTGTATGAAAACATGCAAATTAAAGGGTTGGTTTTTGTTCGACACAATATACAAACAGAATTTGAAACCAAGGACATTAAATGAACTAATTCAGCtaagaagcacaaaaaaaaatacacaggaaCAAAGCAGAAAATAGACGCACGACAGGCACTTCCAACTATTATCTCCTATATTAGCGTTAGCTGCCCATCTGTTGCTTTACATTAAGTTGGGTTGTGTATTTTGGCAGAACTCATTCAAAATTACATGTGCAATGAATGGCCACCAACTTCTGTGATTGTGTCCAGGTACAATGGCTACACAAGCGAAAGTGCCAAGCAATTATAGAACAAATAGACCATAGTACAGAATATGAATCACTACTACTTTTGCACAAGTTTCATTGGCCGCTTATGCCCGTTCTACTTACGATGCCCAGAACATATTAAAAAATCGACCACCATTCCGCCCTGCAAATGTTAATGTCCAGCCACACATGCTGATGGTGACGTGTTTATATTACTTCAAAGTAATGGTAGTGTTGAACAGTTTGTGCTTAGTATGGTAGACCATGATTAGTTCCACAACCATTTTCAGCAACACAAGTTTGTTCCTCTAATCGAGCGTTGTATTCACGCTGTTTTAAGGTGTCTCATTACGATGGTCTACCAATCACAGGCTTATAATGAACTGAATGAGTTGCTAGATGCGTCTCCCATATATGAAAATAGAATACGCACGGGCAGGAGGAAGGGCCACATGATGTCATTCAAATCTCTCTAAAGCTCTCTTCTGAAGTGCGAGCAGCAGCAGCCTAATACCAGGAACATTTGGGAGGCTGttcccactgttcactggcacaggcACCTCATCACCCAGTGTGTGGTTTTGAtgtttgtttgttggtttgcTTTATTGAAACGAATACTGAGCTCTATGCTGTATGCCCGATAGCAAAGGAAAATATTCCATTTGCTTGCAATTACTAAAGGTCCCGTTGATGACAAAGAGgtcaaattatatatatatatatatatagcgatgtgacaatatatatatatatatcatcagtctcactatgcccactgcaggccAAAGGCCTCTCCGGTGATCTgccaatcaactcggtcttgtgccttgtgctttctgctgccacgctatagctacaaactttttaatctcatcagcccacctaactttgtctaCCCTTTGTGTGCATGCCTTTGCCGGGAATTCAAGTAGTTACCCTACTTTGGTTATCCTGCTCACACGCTATGAGCCCAGcccatttatttttatatatatatatactttttgaCAACTTGTAACTAATAAAAAATTCAAAGAACTTGTGTTTAGTAGCCTTCAACTTTTAGAATTGAACAAATAAAGTTGGTCAACTTGATCTGCTGTCTCAAAGGTTTACATGGACAGAAACAGAGGAGATCTGCGAGGCGATTCATAAGCTGAACCATAATATGGCTACTTGTGTAAAGGTACATTGGATTCAAGGCCATGCTGCGAAcccacacaacattgctgctgaccagcaggcgcaCTGCCCTCCAGACATAGACCTTCTAGCCATTTCCCTTCGACCTCAGCCCCTAAACTTACTCCATACCCGTAAAAATGTTATCCGGCAGGATACACGTGCTCCCATTCCACCGTGTGTCTGCTCTCTCCCCCCTCACCTTACTAGGGCGGAagaagttgtgcttaggaggcttcgggcagCGGTAGCCCTTACAACAGCCGTTATATCGTCATGGAACAGGTCACATTTACGAGCTGGTAATATGTGTCCGCATTGTCCCACTCCAGCGATTCAAGCAGATACATACCAACTTTTAtggacatgtaaagggttgcagccagaacgcttCCATTACCTcgctcaagccggccttcgctacagcgacaccgccagttacaaccgctggatacatgaaaacagattccacaagacactacttcactttaTACACAACATCAGTCTAACAGCCCACATTtaacaaaaatattatgccttaaaggcaagtctttgttgcaataaaaaaagaaacatagatagacagatatagcTGCTAATAATACCTATAGAACAGTGCTGGTGGCATCAACATTCGTACAAATGCATATTTATGATAATGTTATAACACAGAGAGGTGgagttgaaaaaaaattatatgcaAAAGGTGGTGGTGCtcagcaggcaaaaaaaaattcttccaGCACTTCAGAAAAGATTGTATTCATGTATTTTGCACAAATTCATGTATCAATGAAAATTAAATGAACtgaagcagaaaaagaaagaggaacaAGAATAACAAAATCCCATGATCACTggtaaaataaaaacagaagTAAAAGTCAACAAATATAGACAATCTGGCAATCAAATTGATCTCTTCTGAGCCGCGATAACCAGATTTAGACGCAGCCATCCCATCCAGTTTCTGTTTGTCCGGAACCTCACACTGCAGCCATCTCCTGAACCAGACTGAGGAGATGGCTTCCTAGGTCTTCGTCTTGCAGAGTCCATGACACACATATTGCCCTACTCGAGGCGTCATCTTCTTGCCCACCCACTTTGACCAATGCTGAGGCAATAGCAATAGAGCCATCGGGCAGCAGTTGCACACCTGGCAGCCGATCCCTCAGACGGGTATACAATGCGTCCGCCAATACAGCCCTTGGAGAAGCTACGGTAGTGGTAAAGCGTATTTGATGGCTCGTCAAACCAAGTTCCTGCATGGCCTGTCTAGAGTCCAGTAGCCGCACTCCACGATCGTGCATTACAAGAGCTCCGTGGATCAACTTCGGTCGCTTGCTGTCCGAGCCCAGTGCATGTTTGAGCAATGGCACCGCTACGTCGATGGGCACCGTGTCAGGTGTCTCGATGACCACAGTCTCGCCATTAGCTGGCATAGAGCAGTCGATGGCAAACTCTTGCCGAATCTTTTTGCGCAGGAAGTCCATTTTTCCTGCTTCGCCATGGACAAGTAGCACGTTGGCTGGCTCACACTGCTGGATGAGCTGCATAATGCCCTTGGCGTCAGCGTGTGCACTGAAGGACATGTATTGCACTGACATCTTGACCTCAACAACCTGTCGATTGTCCAGCTCCACCTTGCGTGCACCACCGAGAATCTTGTGTCCTACGGTGCCAGCCACGCAATACCCTGGCATGATGACCATGTTTGCTTCGAAGGGAGCCCACTTCTTGAATATTTGCAGCGACAGCCCAGCATGCAACATCCCAGGTGTGGCAAACACTACCATGGGCCCTGGGTTGTCAATGAAGGCTCGATCGAAGGGCTTAATGTGCTTGAAGTCGAACATGTTTCGCTGCACGAAGGTTTTGCGGATTTTCTGGTTTGTCCACGTGATGAACATCTTGTAGTAGTTGGTAGCCTTTTCGGTGAGGCCAACGGCGAAGTAGATTGGAACACGAAGGTTCATGCGGTCCCAGTACGTTTCAAGCAGGATGCAGAGTTCCTGGGCACGACCTAGTGCAAACACGGGTATGAGAACCTTGCCGCCTTTATCGATGCAGTCGTGTACTTTGGTCAAAAAGTCGCGCTCGCGGCAACGTTTGGAGTCACGTATAGTGGTGGCgtacgtcgattcggtgatgAGCAGGTCTGGTCGGCACTTGTCCAACCAAGCTGCACCAAGGTGCCGGTCAGGGGTCATGTTGTAATCGCCGGTGTAGACCACCGACTGGGAGCCAACTCTAATGCGGAACATTGCAGCTCCCAATACGTGTCCAGCATAGTACGCTTTTATCTCCAGCTCATCGTCCACTTGAACAGCCTGATGCAGGTTTACTGCGACCACCTTGCGCATGCAGTCGCGGATCATGGCAGATGTGAAGAAGTTTGTCTCGCCTTTGCGGTCCACAGTGATCTTACGGAAGTCTTCAAGCAAGATGGGACAAATCGCCTTAGTCGGGTGCGTCATGTAAACGGGACCCGAGTACCCCACCATCTCCGTCATGTAAGGCAGGGCACCGCAATGGTCTAGGTGAAAGTGACTTATGATAACACAGTCTAGGTGCTCGTTGAGCGGGCCCTCCTGCGTTATGTAGCTGAAGTCTGGAAATCGTCGCTCGTCGTTGAAGCCCATGTGCATGCCACAGTCCAGCATCACATTTTTGCCGCCAATGCTCAGTAGAATACAGCTGCGTCCCACGTCCTGGCCAGCACCCAGAGGAGTGACACTTATTTGAGGCATATTTACCGGCGTTGTACACTAACGTAGGTGtattaaggccaaacctcataaacgcgaaaTTGCtcgcgacgagcgacgcgacgtagaagCCAACCACATCCACACGTGAAGTGTGTTAGCATTCAAGTCGCCTTTCTGCTAGCACAAAACAATGTGTTGATCAGGTTCACGTTGCTATATAGAGCGCCGAACCATGCCACCATGCACGCGTTCATGCGCAATTGAATAATCAACAATAGTTAAGAAATGGGTTGTTAGAATACACAAGATTGTGGAATCGTCTAGTGTTATCGTCCGCTGCGCTGTAACGGCACTCAGAGGAAGTTGGGTCTCTTCAATAATACTACGTGTATGCTAAATGAAAGTAATTCAATTGAATAAGAATACTTTTTTATAAATAAGCTGCTTGAACAACAATTGTTTTGCTAATTACGCAAAATTGATTTGATAATTACGTGAGGTTGACAAAATTTTTAGACAATACCACGCATTATCTGGTAACACTGATTGGCGCGGAAAaagcacaacaaaaacaaaagagcaTGACACTTGTGACAGGAACCAACTACAACGAAAGTAGCGACGGTGTGGAAAAACCTCGGCCGTCCGTGGAGTTGCGCGTGCCTCAGCAAGTGCGGAAAAAATGAGCGTATTTTCGCGGCCAACGGACTGTGTCAGGGACGCAGCTGCCGCGTCGGAAGGCGCGTTAACCGTGACCAGGCAGCCGAGAGGAATGCAACGTCAAATATGAGAGTCGACGCAGTAGTAGTGCCCTCAACTTCAACGACAGGTGACATCGGAA
Protein-coding regions in this window:
- the IntS11 gene encoding integrator complex subunit 11 translates to MPQISVTPLGAGQDVGRSCILLSIGGKNVMLDCGMHMGFNDERRFPDFSYITQEGPLNEHLDCVIISHFHLDHCGALPYMTEMVGYSGPVYMTHPTKAICPILLEDFRKITVDRKGETNFFTSAMIRDCMRKVVAVNLHQAVQVDDELEIKAYYAGHVLGAAMFRIRVGSQSVVYTGDYNMTPDRHLGAAWLDKCRPDLLITESTYATTIRDSKRCRERDFLTKVHDCIDKGGKVLIPVFALGRAQELCILLETYWDRMNLRVPIYFAVGLTEKATNYYKMFITWTNQKIRKTFVQRNMFDFKHIKPFDRAFIDNPGPMVVFATPGMLHAGLSLQIFKKWAPFEANMVIMPGYCVAGTVGHKILGGARKVELDNRQVVEVKMSVQYMSFSAHADAKGIMQLIQQCEPANVLLVHGEAGKMDFLRKKIRQEFAIDCSMPANGETVVIETPDTVPIDVAVPLLKHALGSDSKRPKLIHGALVMHDRGVRLLDSRQAMQELGLTSHQIRFTTTVASPRAVLADALYTRLRDRLPGVQLLPDGSIAIASALVKVGGQEDDASSRAICVSWTLQDEDLGSHLLSLVQEMAAV